In Equus caballus isolate H_3958 breed thoroughbred chromosome 7, TB-T2T, whole genome shotgun sequence, one DNA window encodes the following:
- the MUC15 gene encoding mucin-15 isoform X2 has product MFTSAKILLISTLFSLLLFGSHGEGLEINTTQSIAEGLKKIENESVPFGTEANLNSDKEYRETSFLKANNSSSWDPSNKIHRTTDSFNNLSPDNFTRSPRPTPMFSISPPLIHSFVSKLPWNSSIADENPLPASAPASATSAISSENVTWSSANDTMKTPDNSSTTISILPSAPNTMSVTPMTTEPDEWLTPTSDSSVGFTPYQETTTLQPTLKFTNNSKIFPNTPDPQEENRNTGVVFGAILGAILGASLLSLVGYLLCGKKKTESFSHRRLYDDRNEPVLRLDNAPEPYDVSFGNSSYYNPTVNDSSLPAGRENARDSIPMDDIPSLRTSI; this is encoded by the exons ATGTTCACCTCAGCCAAAATTCTGTTGATTTCAACTTTGTTTAGTTTACTACTATTTGGAAGCCATGGGGAAGGTCTAGAAATTAACACAACACAAAGCATTGCAGAAGgcttgaaaaaaatagaaaatgaatctGTTCCTTTTGGAACTGAAGCAAATTTAAACTCAGATAAAGAATATAGAGAAACCTCCTTTCTCAAGGCAAATAATTCCTCTTCTTGGGATCCATCAAATAAAATCCATAGAACAACAGATTCCTTCAACAATTTATCACCAGACAACTTTACCAGGAGCCCAAGACCCACACCCATGTTCTCCATCAGCCCTCCCTTGATCCACAGCTTTGTTTCTAAATTACCTTGGAACTCATCTATAGCAGATGAAAATCCTCTGCCAGCCTCAGCACCTGCCAGTGCTACATCTGCCATATCTTCAGAAAATGTTACTTGGTCTTCGGCCAACGATACCATGAAAACTCCTGACAACAGTTCCACTACAATTAGCATCCTCCCTTCAGCACCAAACACCATGTCTGTGACCCCCATGACAACGGAACCAGATGAATGGCTTACCCCAACCAGTGATAGCTCGGTGGGGTTTACCCCCTATCAAGAAACAACAACTCTACAGCCCACCTTAAAATTCACCAATAATTCAAAAATCTTTCCAAATACACCAGACCCTCAAGAag agaaCAGAAATACAGGAGTGGTGTTTGGGGCCATTTTAGGTGCTATTCTGGGTGCCTCATTGCTGAGTCTCGTTGGCTACTTGTtgtgtggaaaaaagaaaacggaGTCATTTTCCCATCGGCGACTTTATGACGACAGAAATGAACCAG tGCTGCGATTAGACAATGCACCGGAACCGTATGATGTAAGTTTTGGGAATTCTAGTTATTACAACCCAACTGTGAATGACTCATCCTTGCCAGCAGGCCGAGAAAATGCACGTGACAGCATTCCTATGGATGACATACCTTCACTTCGTACCTCAATATAA
- the MUC15 gene encoding mucin-15 isoform X1 — protein MFLIRFPLITSIPKKATMFTSAKILLISTLFSLLLFGSHGEGLEINTTQSIAEGLKKIENESVPFGTEANLNSDKEYRETSFLKANNSSSWDPSNKIHRTTDSFNNLSPDNFTRSPRPTPMFSISPPLIHSFVSKLPWNSSIADENPLPASAPASATSAISSENVTWSSANDTMKTPDNSSTTISILPSAPNTMSVTPMTTEPDEWLTPTSDSSVGFTPYQETTTLQPTLKFTNNSKIFPNTPDPQEENRNTGVVFGAILGAILGASLLSLVGYLLCGKKKTESFSHRRLYDDRNEPVLRLDNAPEPYDVSFGNSSYYNPTVNDSSLPAGRENARDSIPMDDIPSLRTSI, from the exons ATGTTTCTGATAAG attcCCCTTAATAACATCAATACCAAAGAAGGCTACAATGTTCACCTCAGCCAAAATTCTGTTGATTTCAACTTTGTTTAGTTTACTACTATTTGGAAGCCATGGGGAAGGTCTAGAAATTAACACAACACAAAGCATTGCAGAAGgcttgaaaaaaatagaaaatgaatctGTTCCTTTTGGAACTGAAGCAAATTTAAACTCAGATAAAGAATATAGAGAAACCTCCTTTCTCAAGGCAAATAATTCCTCTTCTTGGGATCCATCAAATAAAATCCATAGAACAACAGATTCCTTCAACAATTTATCACCAGACAACTTTACCAGGAGCCCAAGACCCACACCCATGTTCTCCATCAGCCCTCCCTTGATCCACAGCTTTGTTTCTAAATTACCTTGGAACTCATCTATAGCAGATGAAAATCCTCTGCCAGCCTCAGCACCTGCCAGTGCTACATCTGCCATATCTTCAGAAAATGTTACTTGGTCTTCGGCCAACGATACCATGAAAACTCCTGACAACAGTTCCACTACAATTAGCATCCTCCCTTCAGCACCAAACACCATGTCTGTGACCCCCATGACAACGGAACCAGATGAATGGCTTACCCCAACCAGTGATAGCTCGGTGGGGTTTACCCCCTATCAAGAAACAACAACTCTACAGCCCACCTTAAAATTCACCAATAATTCAAAAATCTTTCCAAATACACCAGACCCTCAAGAag agaaCAGAAATACAGGAGTGGTGTTTGGGGCCATTTTAGGTGCTATTCTGGGTGCCTCATTGCTGAGTCTCGTTGGCTACTTGTtgtgtggaaaaaagaaaacggaGTCATTTTCCCATCGGCGACTTTATGACGACAGAAATGAACCAG tGCTGCGATTAGACAATGCACCGGAACCGTATGATGTAAGTTTTGGGAATTCTAGTTATTACAACCCAACTGTGAATGACTCATCCTTGCCAGCAGGCCGAGAAAATGCACGTGACAGCATTCCTATGGATGACATACCTTCACTTCGTACCTCAATATAA
- the MUC15 gene encoding mucin-15 isoform X4, producing the protein MFTSAKILLISTLFSLLLFGSHGEGLEINTTQSIAEGLKKIENESVPFGTEANLNSDKEYRETSFLKANNSSSWDPSNKIHRTTDSFNNLSPDNFTRSPRPTPMFSISPPLIHSFVSKLPWNSSIADENPLPASAPASATSAISSENVTWSSANDTMKTPDNSSTTISILPSAPNTMSVTPMTTEPDEWLTPTSDSSVGFTPYQETTTLQPTLKFTNNSKIFPNTPDPQEENRNTGVVFGAILGAILGASLLSLVGYLLCGKKKTESFSHRRLYDDRNEPGRENARDSIPMDDIPSLRTSI; encoded by the exons ATGTTCACCTCAGCCAAAATTCTGTTGATTTCAACTTTGTTTAGTTTACTACTATTTGGAAGCCATGGGGAAGGTCTAGAAATTAACACAACACAAAGCATTGCAGAAGgcttgaaaaaaatagaaaatgaatctGTTCCTTTTGGAACTGAAGCAAATTTAAACTCAGATAAAGAATATAGAGAAACCTCCTTTCTCAAGGCAAATAATTCCTCTTCTTGGGATCCATCAAATAAAATCCATAGAACAACAGATTCCTTCAACAATTTATCACCAGACAACTTTACCAGGAGCCCAAGACCCACACCCATGTTCTCCATCAGCCCTCCCTTGATCCACAGCTTTGTTTCTAAATTACCTTGGAACTCATCTATAGCAGATGAAAATCCTCTGCCAGCCTCAGCACCTGCCAGTGCTACATCTGCCATATCTTCAGAAAATGTTACTTGGTCTTCGGCCAACGATACCATGAAAACTCCTGACAACAGTTCCACTACAATTAGCATCCTCCCTTCAGCACCAAACACCATGTCTGTGACCCCCATGACAACGGAACCAGATGAATGGCTTACCCCAACCAGTGATAGCTCGGTGGGGTTTACCCCCTATCAAGAAACAACAACTCTACAGCCCACCTTAAAATTCACCAATAATTCAAAAATCTTTCCAAATACACCAGACCCTCAAGAag agaaCAGAAATACAGGAGTGGTGTTTGGGGCCATTTTAGGTGCTATTCTGGGTGCCTCATTGCTGAGTCTCGTTGGCTACTTGTtgtgtggaaaaaagaaaacggaGTCATTTTCCCATCGGCGACTTTATGACGACAGAAATGAACCAG GCCGAGAAAATGCACGTGACAGCATTCCTATGGATGACATACCTTCACTTCGTACCTCAATATAA
- the MUC15 gene encoding mucin-15 isoform X3 yields MFLIRFPLITSIPKKATMFTSAKILLISTLFSLLLFGSHGEGLEINTTQSIAEGLKKIENESVPFGTEANLNSDKEYRETSFLKANNSSSWDPSNKIHRTTDSFNNLSPDNFTRSPRPTPMFSISPPLIHSFVSKLPWNSSIADENPLPASAPASATSAISSENVTWSSANDTMKTPDNSSTTISILPSAPNTMSVTPMTTEPDEWLTPTSDSSVGFTPYQETTTLQPTLKFTNNSKIFPNTPDPQEENRNTGVVFGAILGAILGASLLSLVGYLLCGKKKTESFSHRRLYDDRNEPGRENARDSIPMDDIPSLRTSI; encoded by the exons ATGTTTCTGATAAG attcCCCTTAATAACATCAATACCAAAGAAGGCTACAATGTTCACCTCAGCCAAAATTCTGTTGATTTCAACTTTGTTTAGTTTACTACTATTTGGAAGCCATGGGGAAGGTCTAGAAATTAACACAACACAAAGCATTGCAGAAGgcttgaaaaaaatagaaaatgaatctGTTCCTTTTGGAACTGAAGCAAATTTAAACTCAGATAAAGAATATAGAGAAACCTCCTTTCTCAAGGCAAATAATTCCTCTTCTTGGGATCCATCAAATAAAATCCATAGAACAACAGATTCCTTCAACAATTTATCACCAGACAACTTTACCAGGAGCCCAAGACCCACACCCATGTTCTCCATCAGCCCTCCCTTGATCCACAGCTTTGTTTCTAAATTACCTTGGAACTCATCTATAGCAGATGAAAATCCTCTGCCAGCCTCAGCACCTGCCAGTGCTACATCTGCCATATCTTCAGAAAATGTTACTTGGTCTTCGGCCAACGATACCATGAAAACTCCTGACAACAGTTCCACTACAATTAGCATCCTCCCTTCAGCACCAAACACCATGTCTGTGACCCCCATGACAACGGAACCAGATGAATGGCTTACCCCAACCAGTGATAGCTCGGTGGGGTTTACCCCCTATCAAGAAACAACAACTCTACAGCCCACCTTAAAATTCACCAATAATTCAAAAATCTTTCCAAATACACCAGACCCTCAAGAag agaaCAGAAATACAGGAGTGGTGTTTGGGGCCATTTTAGGTGCTATTCTGGGTGCCTCATTGCTGAGTCTCGTTGGCTACTTGTtgtgtggaaaaaagaaaacggaGTCATTTTCCCATCGGCGACTTTATGACGACAGAAATGAACCAG GCCGAGAAAATGCACGTGACAGCATTCCTATGGATGACATACCTTCACTTCGTACCTCAATATAA